One window from the genome of Anopheles coluzzii chromosome X, AcolN3, whole genome shotgun sequence encodes:
- the LOC120960652 gene encoding anoctamin-2-like isoform X3 yields MVNGNDQPAAVAATTTVPDSQPEAQTEPKPIVPPAGLAAAAAAATTAPNRAQTWKYFQDQRRIVDYVLAFNGEDENAEAKQRRAIYQRNLESEGLQIETENCQRIHFVKIHVPENVLSHYCEIMKMQMPMKKLENQDKIIMRDFSIQSTLVRLFRRPLFNFVIIDRQKFAPPEYRLMYEYSRDKPYLFDDREQNFFTPSIRIAVAHFILERTYFSEAVEEKKDIGIRRLMEDQVYLDAYPLHDGCTDLRSSCQRALLLEEWASISKWIKHQPLDHIKEYFGVKIAMYFAWLGFYTHMLIPASVVGLICFFYGLLTYPANRISQEICDDNGTIMCPQCDKYCDYWYLRTTCNISKLAHIFDNEMTIVFSIFMSVWATLYLEMWKRYSSRIQHRWGITEYCSLAEPPRPQYLSRLKNIKKMMFNIATGAQEPSPPFWTKKFPSFLYSYSVIFLFILLTIAAVFGIVVYRMSLMTSKNIYGDGGSVSGKLIIFPATTAAINLLASTALTYAYQYVAEYMTNVEYRRTQTEYNESLNLKIYLFEFVNYYSSIFYIAFMKGKFPGYPAKYNRILHLRQEECSPGGCLMELCIQLAIIMVGKQAIGAITEILIPFLVQKFKEFRSVLGIDAGSAENGERLICCNQWTKDFNLINWHDRSLFNEYLKMVIQYGFITIFVVAFPLAPFFALLNNVFETRLDAKKFLLYYKRAVPQRVRDLGIWYNIMHVVGKVAVISSAFIIAFSSNFIPRLMYMNVVNPTGTDEGFVNHTLAYFNVSHFEANAAPENSTFSNITICRYSEYRNPPDDPRPYKRPSIYWQILAIRLTFVVIYQNLVSFVQIVVAWAIPDVPTKLQDQIKREQYLTNEYIIEQEKLKMALSGTGGCGGVGGSVAGTRYAQNGCVASEDSSPDDEKANYGSIADDNEYPLRMQTDDCEPYAAYGIVTSRV; encoded by the exons ATGGTGAACGGAAACGATCAGccagcggcggtggcggcgacgACGACAGTGCCCGACAGCCAGCCGGAGGCACAGACCGAACCGAAGCCGATCGTACCACCGGCGggattagcagcagcagcagcagcagcaacaacagcaccgaACAGAGCCCAA ACATGGAAGTACTTCCAGGACCAGCGGCGCATCGTCGACTACGTGCTCGCGTTCAACGGCGAGGACGAGAATGCGGAGGCGAAGCAGCGGCGCGCCATCTACCAGCGGAATCTCGAGAGCGAGGGCCTCCAGATCGAGACGGAAAACTGCCAGCGCATCCATTTCGTCAAGATCCACGTGCCGGAGAACGTGCTGTCGCACTACTGCGAGATCATGAAGATGCAGATGCCGATGAAGAAGCTGGAAAACCAGGACAAGATCATAATGCGCGACTTCAGCATCCAGAGCACGCTGGTGCGGCTGTTCCGGCGGCCCCTCTTTAACTTTGTCATCATCGACAGGCAAAAGTTCGCGCCGCCCGAGTACCGGCTGATGTACGAGTACTCGCGCGACAAGCCGTACCTGTTCGACGACCGGGAGCAGAACTTTTTCACGCCCAGCATACGGATCGCGGTCGCCCACTTCATACTAGAGCGGACGTACTTTAGCGAGGCAGTCGAGGAGAAGAAGGACATCGGCATCCGGCGGCTGATGGAGGACCAGGTATACCTCGACGCGTACCCGTTGCACGACGGCTGCACCGATCTGCGGTCGAGCTGCCAGCGCGccctgctgctggaggagtgGGCCTCGATCAGCAAGTGGATCAAGCACCAGCCGCTCGACCACATCAAGGAGTACTTTGGCGTGAAGATTGCGATGTACTTTGCGTGGCTCGGGTTCTACACGCACATGCTGATACCGGCCTCGGTGGTGGGGCTGATATGCTTCTTTTACGGGCTGCTGACGTACCCGGCGAATCGCATCAGTCAGGAGATTTGCGACGACAACGGGACGATCATGTGCCCGCAGTGTGACAAGTACTGCGACTACTGGTACCTGCGGACGACCTGCAACATCTCGAAGCTGGCGCACATCTTCGACAACGAGATGACGATCGTGTTCTCGATCTTTATGTCCGTGTGGG CGACCCTATATCTGGAGATGTGGAAACGCTACTCGTCCCGCATTCAGCATCGCTGGGGCATCACCGAGTACTGCTCGCTGGCGGAACCGCCACGCCCACAGTACCTGTCCCGGCTGAAGAACATCAAGAAGATGATGTTCAACATTGCCACAGGTGCGCAGGAACCGTCGCCACCGTTCTGGACGAAAAAGTTCCCCAGCTTCCTCTACAGTTACTCTGTGATCTTCCTATTT ATTTTACTTACGATAGCGGCCGTCTTCGGTATCGTCGTGTACCGGATGTCGCTGATGACCTCGAAAAACATCTACGGCGACGGTGGGTCGGTGTCGGGCAAGCTGATCATCTTTCCGGCGACGACCGCCGCCATCAATCTGCTCGCCTCGACCGCGCTCACGTACGCCTACCAGTACGTGGCGGAGTACATGACGAACGTGGAGTACCGGCGCACCCAGACCGAGTACAACGAGAGCCTCAACCTGAAGATCTACCTGTTTGAGTTCGTCAACTACTACAGCTCGATCTTCTACATCGCGTTCATGAAGGGCAAGTTCCCGGGCTATCCGGCCAAGTACAACCGGATACTGCACCTGCGGCAGGAGGAGTGCAGCCCGGGCGGCTGCCTGATGGAGCTGTGCATACAGCTCGCGATCATCATGGTGGGCAAGCAGGCGATCGGTGCCATCACGGAGATACTGATACCGTTTCTGGTGCAGAAGTTCAAGGAGTTCCGGAGCGTGCTGGGCATCGATGCGGGCAGTGCGGAGAACGGCGAGCGGCTGATCTGCTGCAACCAGTGGACCAAAGACTTTAACCTCATCAACTGGCACGATCGCAGCCTGTTCAACGAGTATCTCAAGATGG TCATACAGTACGGCTTCATCACGATCTTCGTAGTGGCATTTCCGCTGGCGCCCTTCTTTGCGCTGCTGAACAACGTGTTCGAAACGCGGCTGGACGCGAAAAAGTTCCTGCTCTACTACAAGCGGGCCGTGCCGCAGCGCGTCCGGGATCTTGGCATCTGGTACAACATCATGCACGTGGTCGGCAAGGTGGCCGTCATATCGAGT GCCTTTATCATCGCATTTTCCTCCAACTTTATACCCCGCCTAATGTACATGAACGTCGTCAACCCGACCGGCACGGACGAGGGCTTCGTGAACCACACGCTCGCCTACTTCAACGTGTCGCACTTCGAGGCGAATGCGGCGCCAGAGAACAGCACCTTCTCGAACATTACCATCTGCCGGTACTCGGAGTACCGGAACCCGCCGGACGATCCGCGCCCGTACAAGCGGCCCTCGATCTACTGGCAGATACTGGCGATCCGGCTCACGTTCGTCGTGATCTACCAGAACCTCGTCAGCTTCGTGCAGATAGTGGTGGCGTGGGCGATACCGGACGTGCCGACCAAGCTGCAGGATCAGATCAAGCGCGAGCAGTACCTCACGAACGAGTACATCATCGAGCAGGAAAAGCTGAAGATGGCCCTGTCCGGGACGGGTGGGTgcggtggtgttggcggtAGTGTCGCCGGCACCCGGTACGCGCAGAACGGGTGTGTCGCGTCGGAGGACAGCAGCCCGGACGACGAGAAGGCTAACTATGGCTCGATTGCGGACGACAACGAGTACCCGCTGCGGATGCAGACGGATGACTGCGAACCGTACGCCGCGTACGGCATAGTGACGTCGCGGGTGTAG
- the LOC120960652 gene encoding anoctamin-1-like isoform X1: MYRRVSYQDSDEPDDPAEYQYRDDECYDVLCDLSDFRDAIEPTGSSWDNRTTQHHAEQADRLRSYPRSYFDFGEEDADSTDAPDGMDERDSIYLDAVSVYSDATNRKSLHLSRQTVYHSAEDVRFGSVDSGSGAGPTTDRRLGDDGAGLRQTTEALLHDSRSNGGLANLPYVPRPGATSNGAKGFISGILKPTILSTEYNEKTWKYFQDQRRIVDYVLAFNGEDENAEAKQRRAIYQRNLESEGLQIETENCQRIHFVKIHVPENVLSHYCEIMKMQMPMKKLENQDKIIMRDFSIQSTLVRLFRRPLFNFVIIDRQKFAPPEYRLMYEYSRDKPYLFDDREQNFFTPSIRIAVAHFILERTYFSEAVEEKKDIGIRRLMEDQVYLDAYPLHDGCTDLRSSCQRALLLEEWASISKWIKHQPLDHIKEYFGVKIAMYFAWLGFYTHMLIPASVVGLICFFYGLLTYPANRISQEICDDNGTIMCPQCDKYCDYWYLRTTCNISKLAHIFDNEMTIVFSIFMSVWATLYLEMWKRYSSRIQHRWGITEYCSLAEPPRPQYLSRLKNIKKMMFNIATGAQEPSPPFWTKKFPSFLYSYSVIFLFILLTIAAVFGIVVYRMSLMTSKNIYGDGGSVSGKLIIFPATTAAINLLASTALTYAYQYVAEYMTNVEYRRTQTEYNESLNLKIYLFEFVNYYSSIFYIAFMKGKFPGYPAKYNRILHLRQEECSPGGCLMELCIQLAIIMVGKQAIGAITEILIPFLVQKFKEFRSVLGIDAGSAENGERLICCNQWTKDFNLINWHDRSLFNEYLKMVIQYGFITIFVVAFPLAPFFALLNNVFETRLDAKKFLLYYKRAVPQRVRDLGIWYNIMHVVGKVAVISSAFIIAFSSNFIPRLMYMNVVNPTGTDEGFVNHTLAYFNVSHFEANAAPENSTFSNITICRYSEYRNPPDDPRPYKRPSIYWQILAIRLTFVVIYQNLVSFVQIVVAWAIPDVPTKLQDQIKREQYLTNEYIIEQEKLKMALSGTGGCGGVGGSVAGTRYAQNGCVASEDSSPDDEKANYGSIADDNEYPLRMQTDDCEPYAAYGIVTSRV, from the exons ATGTATCGGCGAG TGAGCTACCAGGATAGTGACGAGCCGGACGATCCGGCCGAGTACCAGTACCGGGACGACGAGTGCTACGATGTGCTGTGCGATCTGAGCGACTTTCGGGATGCGATAGAACCGACCGGGAGCAGCTGGGACAACCGTACAACGCAGCACCACGCTGAGCAGGCGGACCGGCTGCGATCCTACCCACGGTCGTACTTTGACTTTGGCGAGGAAGACGCCGACAGTACCGACGCCCCGGACGGAATGGACGAGCGGGACAGCATCTACCTGGACGCGGTGTCCGTCTACTCGGACGCGACCAATCGCAAATCGCTGCACCTGTCCCGGCAGACCGTCTACCATTCGGCGGAGGACGTGCGGTTCGGCTCGGTCGATTCGGGCAGCGGTGCCGGTCCGACGACGGACCGGCGGCTCGGCGACGACGGTGCCGGGCTGCGGCAGACGACCGAGGCGCTGCTGCACGACTCGCGCTCGAACGGTGGGCTAGCGAACCTGCCGTACGTGCCGCGGCCGGGCGCGACCAGCAACGGTGCGAAGGGCTTCATCAGCGGCATCCTGAAGCCGACCATCCTCAGCACCGAGTACAACGAAAAG ACATGGAAGTACTTCCAGGACCAGCGGCGCATCGTCGACTACGTGCTCGCGTTCAACGGCGAGGACGAGAATGCGGAGGCGAAGCAGCGGCGCGCCATCTACCAGCGGAATCTCGAGAGCGAGGGCCTCCAGATCGAGACGGAAAACTGCCAGCGCATCCATTTCGTCAAGATCCACGTGCCGGAGAACGTGCTGTCGCACTACTGCGAGATCATGAAGATGCAGATGCCGATGAAGAAGCTGGAAAACCAGGACAAGATCATAATGCGCGACTTCAGCATCCAGAGCACGCTGGTGCGGCTGTTCCGGCGGCCCCTCTTTAACTTTGTCATCATCGACAGGCAAAAGTTCGCGCCGCCCGAGTACCGGCTGATGTACGAGTACTCGCGCGACAAGCCGTACCTGTTCGACGACCGGGAGCAGAACTTTTTCACGCCCAGCATACGGATCGCGGTCGCCCACTTCATACTAGAGCGGACGTACTTTAGCGAGGCAGTCGAGGAGAAGAAGGACATCGGCATCCGGCGGCTGATGGAGGACCAGGTATACCTCGACGCGTACCCGTTGCACGACGGCTGCACCGATCTGCGGTCGAGCTGCCAGCGCGccctgctgctggaggagtgGGCCTCGATCAGCAAGTGGATCAAGCACCAGCCGCTCGACCACATCAAGGAGTACTTTGGCGTGAAGATTGCGATGTACTTTGCGTGGCTCGGGTTCTACACGCACATGCTGATACCGGCCTCGGTGGTGGGGCTGATATGCTTCTTTTACGGGCTGCTGACGTACCCGGCGAATCGCATCAGTCAGGAGATTTGCGACGACAACGGGACGATCATGTGCCCGCAGTGTGACAAGTACTGCGACTACTGGTACCTGCGGACGACCTGCAACATCTCGAAGCTGGCGCACATCTTCGACAACGAGATGACGATCGTGTTCTCGATCTTTATGTCCGTGTGGG CGACCCTATATCTGGAGATGTGGAAACGCTACTCGTCCCGCATTCAGCATCGCTGGGGCATCACCGAGTACTGCTCGCTGGCGGAACCGCCACGCCCACAGTACCTGTCCCGGCTGAAGAACATCAAGAAGATGATGTTCAACATTGCCACAGGTGCGCAGGAACCGTCGCCACCGTTCTGGACGAAAAAGTTCCCCAGCTTCCTCTACAGTTACTCTGTGATCTTCCTATTT ATTTTACTTACGATAGCGGCCGTCTTCGGTATCGTCGTGTACCGGATGTCGCTGATGACCTCGAAAAACATCTACGGCGACGGTGGGTCGGTGTCGGGCAAGCTGATCATCTTTCCGGCGACGACCGCCGCCATCAATCTGCTCGCCTCGACCGCGCTCACGTACGCCTACCAGTACGTGGCGGAGTACATGACGAACGTGGAGTACCGGCGCACCCAGACCGAGTACAACGAGAGCCTCAACCTGAAGATCTACCTGTTTGAGTTCGTCAACTACTACAGCTCGATCTTCTACATCGCGTTCATGAAGGGCAAGTTCCCGGGCTATCCGGCCAAGTACAACCGGATACTGCACCTGCGGCAGGAGGAGTGCAGCCCGGGCGGCTGCCTGATGGAGCTGTGCATACAGCTCGCGATCATCATGGTGGGCAAGCAGGCGATCGGTGCCATCACGGAGATACTGATACCGTTTCTGGTGCAGAAGTTCAAGGAGTTCCGGAGCGTGCTGGGCATCGATGCGGGCAGTGCGGAGAACGGCGAGCGGCTGATCTGCTGCAACCAGTGGACCAAAGACTTTAACCTCATCAACTGGCACGATCGCAGCCTGTTCAACGAGTATCTCAAGATGG TCATACAGTACGGCTTCATCACGATCTTCGTAGTGGCATTTCCGCTGGCGCCCTTCTTTGCGCTGCTGAACAACGTGTTCGAAACGCGGCTGGACGCGAAAAAGTTCCTGCTCTACTACAAGCGGGCCGTGCCGCAGCGCGTCCGGGATCTTGGCATCTGGTACAACATCATGCACGTGGTCGGCAAGGTGGCCGTCATATCGAGT GCCTTTATCATCGCATTTTCCTCCAACTTTATACCCCGCCTAATGTACATGAACGTCGTCAACCCGACCGGCACGGACGAGGGCTTCGTGAACCACACGCTCGCCTACTTCAACGTGTCGCACTTCGAGGCGAATGCGGCGCCAGAGAACAGCACCTTCTCGAACATTACCATCTGCCGGTACTCGGAGTACCGGAACCCGCCGGACGATCCGCGCCCGTACAAGCGGCCCTCGATCTACTGGCAGATACTGGCGATCCGGCTCACGTTCGTCGTGATCTACCAGAACCTCGTCAGCTTCGTGCAGATAGTGGTGGCGTGGGCGATACCGGACGTGCCGACCAAGCTGCAGGATCAGATCAAGCGCGAGCAGTACCTCACGAACGAGTACATCATCGAGCAGGAAAAGCTGAAGATGGCCCTGTCCGGGACGGGTGGGTgcggtggtgttggcggtAGTGTCGCCGGCACCCGGTACGCGCAGAACGGGTGTGTCGCGTCGGAGGACAGCAGCCCGGACGACGAGAAGGCTAACTATGGCTCGATTGCGGACGACAACGAGTACCCGCTGCGGATGCAGACGGATGACTGCGAACCGTACGCCGCGTACGGCATAGTGACGTCGCGGGTGTAG
- the LOC120960652 gene encoding anoctamin-2-like isoform X4, which produces MCKICRRVHGHCAGTWKYFQDQRRIVDYVLAFNGEDENAEAKQRRAIYQRNLESEGLQIETENCQRIHFVKIHVPENVLSHYCEIMKMQMPMKKLENQDKIIMRDFSIQSTLVRLFRRPLFNFVIIDRQKFAPPEYRLMYEYSRDKPYLFDDREQNFFTPSIRIAVAHFILERTYFSEAVEEKKDIGIRRLMEDQVYLDAYPLHDGCTDLRSSCQRALLLEEWASISKWIKHQPLDHIKEYFGVKIAMYFAWLGFYTHMLIPASVVGLICFFYGLLTYPANRISQEICDDNGTIMCPQCDKYCDYWYLRTTCNISKLAHIFDNEMTIVFSIFMSVWATLYLEMWKRYSSRIQHRWGITEYCSLAEPPRPQYLSRLKNIKKMMFNIATGAQEPSPPFWTKKFPSFLYSYSVIFLFILLTIAAVFGIVVYRMSLMTSKNIYGDGGSVSGKLIIFPATTAAINLLASTALTYAYQYVAEYMTNVEYRRTQTEYNESLNLKIYLFEFVNYYSSIFYIAFMKGKFPGYPAKYNRILHLRQEECSPGGCLMELCIQLAIIMVGKQAIGAITEILIPFLVQKFKEFRSVLGIDAGSAENGERLICCNQWTKDFNLINWHDRSLFNEYLKMVIQYGFITIFVVAFPLAPFFALLNNVFETRLDAKKFLLYYKRAVPQRVRDLGIWYNIMHVVGKVAVISSAFIIAFSSNFIPRLMYMNVVNPTGTDEGFVNHTLAYFNVSHFEANAAPENSTFSNITICRYSEYRNPPDDPRPYKRPSIYWQILAIRLTFVVIYQNLVSFVQIVVAWAIPDVPTKLQDQIKREQYLTNEYIIEQEKLKMALSGTGGCGGVGGSVAGTRYAQNGCVASEDSSPDDEKANYGSIADDNEYPLRMQTDDCEPYAAYGIVTSRV; this is translated from the exons ATGTGCAAAATCTGTCGTCGAGTGCACGGACACTGTGCTGGG ACATGGAAGTACTTCCAGGACCAGCGGCGCATCGTCGACTACGTGCTCGCGTTCAACGGCGAGGACGAGAATGCGGAGGCGAAGCAGCGGCGCGCCATCTACCAGCGGAATCTCGAGAGCGAGGGCCTCCAGATCGAGACGGAAAACTGCCAGCGCATCCATTTCGTCAAGATCCACGTGCCGGAGAACGTGCTGTCGCACTACTGCGAGATCATGAAGATGCAGATGCCGATGAAGAAGCTGGAAAACCAGGACAAGATCATAATGCGCGACTTCAGCATCCAGAGCACGCTGGTGCGGCTGTTCCGGCGGCCCCTCTTTAACTTTGTCATCATCGACAGGCAAAAGTTCGCGCCGCCCGAGTACCGGCTGATGTACGAGTACTCGCGCGACAAGCCGTACCTGTTCGACGACCGGGAGCAGAACTTTTTCACGCCCAGCATACGGATCGCGGTCGCCCACTTCATACTAGAGCGGACGTACTTTAGCGAGGCAGTCGAGGAGAAGAAGGACATCGGCATCCGGCGGCTGATGGAGGACCAGGTATACCTCGACGCGTACCCGTTGCACGACGGCTGCACCGATCTGCGGTCGAGCTGCCAGCGCGccctgctgctggaggagtgGGCCTCGATCAGCAAGTGGATCAAGCACCAGCCGCTCGACCACATCAAGGAGTACTTTGGCGTGAAGATTGCGATGTACTTTGCGTGGCTCGGGTTCTACACGCACATGCTGATACCGGCCTCGGTGGTGGGGCTGATATGCTTCTTTTACGGGCTGCTGACGTACCCGGCGAATCGCATCAGTCAGGAGATTTGCGACGACAACGGGACGATCATGTGCCCGCAGTGTGACAAGTACTGCGACTACTGGTACCTGCGGACGACCTGCAACATCTCGAAGCTGGCGCACATCTTCGACAACGAGATGACGATCGTGTTCTCGATCTTTATGTCCGTGTGGG CGACCCTATATCTGGAGATGTGGAAACGCTACTCGTCCCGCATTCAGCATCGCTGGGGCATCACCGAGTACTGCTCGCTGGCGGAACCGCCACGCCCACAGTACCTGTCCCGGCTGAAGAACATCAAGAAGATGATGTTCAACATTGCCACAGGTGCGCAGGAACCGTCGCCACCGTTCTGGACGAAAAAGTTCCCCAGCTTCCTCTACAGTTACTCTGTGATCTTCCTATTT ATTTTACTTACGATAGCGGCCGTCTTCGGTATCGTCGTGTACCGGATGTCGCTGATGACCTCGAAAAACATCTACGGCGACGGTGGGTCGGTGTCGGGCAAGCTGATCATCTTTCCGGCGACGACCGCCGCCATCAATCTGCTCGCCTCGACCGCGCTCACGTACGCCTACCAGTACGTGGCGGAGTACATGACGAACGTGGAGTACCGGCGCACCCAGACCGAGTACAACGAGAGCCTCAACCTGAAGATCTACCTGTTTGAGTTCGTCAACTACTACAGCTCGATCTTCTACATCGCGTTCATGAAGGGCAAGTTCCCGGGCTATCCGGCCAAGTACAACCGGATACTGCACCTGCGGCAGGAGGAGTGCAGCCCGGGCGGCTGCCTGATGGAGCTGTGCATACAGCTCGCGATCATCATGGTGGGCAAGCAGGCGATCGGTGCCATCACGGAGATACTGATACCGTTTCTGGTGCAGAAGTTCAAGGAGTTCCGGAGCGTGCTGGGCATCGATGCGGGCAGTGCGGAGAACGGCGAGCGGCTGATCTGCTGCAACCAGTGGACCAAAGACTTTAACCTCATCAACTGGCACGATCGCAGCCTGTTCAACGAGTATCTCAAGATGG TCATACAGTACGGCTTCATCACGATCTTCGTAGTGGCATTTCCGCTGGCGCCCTTCTTTGCGCTGCTGAACAACGTGTTCGAAACGCGGCTGGACGCGAAAAAGTTCCTGCTCTACTACAAGCGGGCCGTGCCGCAGCGCGTCCGGGATCTTGGCATCTGGTACAACATCATGCACGTGGTCGGCAAGGTGGCCGTCATATCGAGT GCCTTTATCATCGCATTTTCCTCCAACTTTATACCCCGCCTAATGTACATGAACGTCGTCAACCCGACCGGCACGGACGAGGGCTTCGTGAACCACACGCTCGCCTACTTCAACGTGTCGCACTTCGAGGCGAATGCGGCGCCAGAGAACAGCACCTTCTCGAACATTACCATCTGCCGGTACTCGGAGTACCGGAACCCGCCGGACGATCCGCGCCCGTACAAGCGGCCCTCGATCTACTGGCAGATACTGGCGATCCGGCTCACGTTCGTCGTGATCTACCAGAACCTCGTCAGCTTCGTGCAGATAGTGGTGGCGTGGGCGATACCGGACGTGCCGACCAAGCTGCAGGATCAGATCAAGCGCGAGCAGTACCTCACGAACGAGTACATCATCGAGCAGGAAAAGCTGAAGATGGCCCTGTCCGGGACGGGTGGGTgcggtggtgttggcggtAGTGTCGCCGGCACCCGGTACGCGCAGAACGGGTGTGTCGCGTCGGAGGACAGCAGCCCGGACGACGAGAAGGCTAACTATGGCTCGATTGCGGACGACAACGAGTACCCGCTGCGGATGCAGACGGATGACTGCGAACCGTACGCCGCGTACGGCATAGTGACGTCGCGGGTGTAG